Proteins found in one Pelmatolapia mariae isolate MD_Pm_ZW linkage group LG7, Pm_UMD_F_2, whole genome shotgun sequence genomic segment:
- the dgcr2 gene encoding integral membrane protein DGCR2/IDD isoform X3 — MLPKADSSSFVLFSLLFVLTLTDPPRAEQRCSPGQFACRSGKMQCIPMSWQCDGWTACEDKSDEMDCPQERFRYGSGYDQVEDVIGVAQPVRFNKKCPSGWHHYEKTASCYKVYLKNENYWQAVDTCQKVNGSLATFVTNEELQFILKIEVDFDDKVCRDQCKFWVGYQYVITNQSHSLDGRWEVAYKGSMQVFLPPEGLKDLGEASATQDNVFCAQLQRFQYKSMNERGLHSWHAENCYKKFPFLCKRSMGQTCVDIKDNVVNEGYYFTPKGDDPCLSCTCHDGEPEMCVAALCERPQGCQHFRKDPKECCKFTCLDPDGNSLFDSMASGMRLIVSCISSFLILSLLLFMVHRLRQRRRERIETLIGGNLHHFNLGRRVPGFDYGPDAFGTGLTPLHLSDDGEGGAFHFQEPPPPYAAYKYPDIQHPDDPPPPYEASINPDSLLYVDLGHGGVSIVPSQMNAMGDGLQANIPNATGPVPDSAPSCQEREDSIDSSTLLVGPDTPTDGHAPASMPADCASSLSTVV, encoded by the exons AGCAGCGCTGCAGCCCCGGGCAGTTTGCCTGCCGCAGTGGGAAGATGCAGTGTATCCCGATGTCCTGGCAGTGTGACGGCTGGACAGCGTGTGAGGACAAGAGTGACGAGATGGACTGTCCCC AGGAGAGGTTTCGTTATGGCAGCGGGTACGACCAGGTGGAAGACGTCATCGGTGTGGCTCAGCCGGTGCGCTTCAACA agaaatgcCCCAGCGGGTGGCATCACTACGAGAAAACAGCGAGCTGCTACAAAGTGTACCTGAAGAACGAGAACTACTGGCAGGCCGTGGATACGTGTCAGAAAGTCAACGGCTCATTGGCCACGTTTGTGACCAATGAGGAGCTGCAGTTCATACTGAAGATCGAGGTGGACTTTGACGATAAAGTGTGCAGAGACCAGTGCAA ATTTTGGGTGGGTTACCAGTATGTGATCACCAATCAGAGCCACTCCTTGGATGGCCGCTGGGAAGTAGCATACAAAG GCTCTATGCAGGTGTTTTTGCCTCCTGAGGGTCTGAAAGACTTGGGGGAGGCCTCCGCCACCCAAGACAATGTCTTCTGTGCGCAGCTGCAGCGCTTTCAGTACAAAAGCATGAACGAGCGAGGCCTGCACAGCTGGCACGCTGAGAACTGCTACAAGAAGTTTCCGTTTCTGTGCAAGAGGAGTATGG GGCAAACGTGCGTGGATATAAAAGACAATGTCGTAAACGAGGGCTACTACTTCACCCCCAAGGGAGACGACCCGTGTCTCAGCTGCACGTGTCATGACGGCGAGCCTGAGATGTGCGTTGCCGCGCTGTGTGAGCGGCCACAAGGCTGCCAGCACTTCCGCAAGGATCCCAAAGAGTGCTGCAAGTTCACCTGCCTCGATCCAG ATGGGAATAGTCTGTTTGACTCAATGGCCAGCGGGATGAGGCTGATCGTCAGCTGCATCTCGTCCTTCCTTatcctctctctgctgctcttcaTGGTACACAGACTCCGTCAGAGAAGACGTGAACGCATCGAAACGCTGATTGGAGGAAACT TGCACCACTTTAACCTTGGAAGACGAGTCCCAGGCTTTGACTACGGCCCGGACGCCTTCGGCACTGGTCTCACTCCCCTGCATCTGTCCGATGATGGGGAGGGAGGCGCTTTTCATTTCCAAGAGCCTCCTCCGCCTTATGCAGCCTACAAATACCCCGACATCCAGCATCCTGACGACCCCCCTCCTCCATACGAAGCCTCCATAAACCCAGACAGCCTCCTCTACGTGGACCTCG GGCATGGCGGGGTTTCCATCGTGCCGAGCCAGATGAACGCCATGGGTGACGGGCTCCAGGCCAATATTCCCAACGCGACAGGCCCGGTGCCAGACTCCGCGCCATCCTGTCAGGAGAGGGAGGACTCCATAGACAGCAGCACCCTCCTGGTGGGGCCCGACACACCGACAGATGGCCACGCCCCCGCCTCCATGCCTGCAGACTGCGCCTCCTCCCTCAGCACCGTGGTATAA
- the dgcr2 gene encoding integral membrane protein DGCR2/IDD isoform X4 translates to MLPKADSSSFVLFSLLFVLTLTDPPRAEQRCSPGQFACRSGKMQCIPMSWQCDGWTACEDKSDEMDCPQERFRYGSGYDQVEDVIGVAQPVRFNKKCPSGWHHYEKTASCYKVYLKNENYWQAVDTCQKVNGSLATFVTNEELQFILKIEVDFDDKVCRDQCKFWVGYQYVITNQSHSLDGRWEVAYKGSMQVFLPPEGLKDLGEASATQDNVFCAQLQRFQYKSMNERGLHSWHAENCYKKFPFLCKRRQTCVDIKDNVVNEGYYFTPKGDDPCLSCTCHDGEPEMCVAALCERPQGCQHFRKDPKECCKFTCLDPDGNSLFDSMASGMRLIVSCISSFLILSLLLFMVHRLRQRRRERIETLIGGNLHHFNLGRRVPGFDYGPDAFGTGLTPLHLSDDGEGGAFHFQEPPPPYAAYKYPDIQHPDDPPPPYEASINPDSLLYVDLGHGGVSIVPSQMNAMGDGLQANIPNATGPVPDSAPSCQEREDSIDSSTLLVGPDTPTDGHAPASMPADCASSLSTVV, encoded by the exons AGCAGCGCTGCAGCCCCGGGCAGTTTGCCTGCCGCAGTGGGAAGATGCAGTGTATCCCGATGTCCTGGCAGTGTGACGGCTGGACAGCGTGTGAGGACAAGAGTGACGAGATGGACTGTCCCC AGGAGAGGTTTCGTTATGGCAGCGGGTACGACCAGGTGGAAGACGTCATCGGTGTGGCTCAGCCGGTGCGCTTCAACA agaaatgcCCCAGCGGGTGGCATCACTACGAGAAAACAGCGAGCTGCTACAAAGTGTACCTGAAGAACGAGAACTACTGGCAGGCCGTGGATACGTGTCAGAAAGTCAACGGCTCATTGGCCACGTTTGTGACCAATGAGGAGCTGCAGTTCATACTGAAGATCGAGGTGGACTTTGACGATAAAGTGTGCAGAGACCAGTGCAA ATTTTGGGTGGGTTACCAGTATGTGATCACCAATCAGAGCCACTCCTTGGATGGCCGCTGGGAAGTAGCATACAAAG GCTCTATGCAGGTGTTTTTGCCTCCTGAGGGTCTGAAAGACTTGGGGGAGGCCTCCGCCACCCAAGACAATGTCTTCTGTGCGCAGCTGCAGCGCTTTCAGTACAAAAGCATGAACGAGCGAGGCCTGCACAGCTGGCACGCTGAGAACTGCTACAAGAAGTTTCCGTTTCTGTGCAAGAGGA GGCAAACGTGCGTGGATATAAAAGACAATGTCGTAAACGAGGGCTACTACTTCACCCCCAAGGGAGACGACCCGTGTCTCAGCTGCACGTGTCATGACGGCGAGCCTGAGATGTGCGTTGCCGCGCTGTGTGAGCGGCCACAAGGCTGCCAGCACTTCCGCAAGGATCCCAAAGAGTGCTGCAAGTTCACCTGCCTCGATCCAG ATGGGAATAGTCTGTTTGACTCAATGGCCAGCGGGATGAGGCTGATCGTCAGCTGCATCTCGTCCTTCCTTatcctctctctgctgctcttcaTGGTACACAGACTCCGTCAGAGAAGACGTGAACGCATCGAAACGCTGATTGGAGGAAACT TGCACCACTTTAACCTTGGAAGACGAGTCCCAGGCTTTGACTACGGCCCGGACGCCTTCGGCACTGGTCTCACTCCCCTGCATCTGTCCGATGATGGGGAGGGAGGCGCTTTTCATTTCCAAGAGCCTCCTCCGCCTTATGCAGCCTACAAATACCCCGACATCCAGCATCCTGACGACCCCCCTCCTCCATACGAAGCCTCCATAAACCCAGACAGCCTCCTCTACGTGGACCTCG GGCATGGCGGGGTTTCCATCGTGCCGAGCCAGATGAACGCCATGGGTGACGGGCTCCAGGCCAATATTCCCAACGCGACAGGCCCGGTGCCAGACTCCGCGCCATCCTGTCAGGAGAGGGAGGACTCCATAGACAGCAGCACCCTCCTGGTGGGGCCCGACACACCGACAGATGGCCACGCCCCCGCCTCCATGCCTGCAGACTGCGCCTCCTCCCTCAGCACCGTGGTATAA
- the dgcr2 gene encoding integral membrane protein DGCR2/IDD isoform X1, whose protein sequence is MLPKADSSSFVLFSLLFVLTLTDPPRAGPRVALARLLSEQRCSPGQFACRSGKMQCIPMSWQCDGWTACEDKSDEMDCPQERFRYGSGYDQVEDVIGVAQPVRFNKKCPSGWHHYEKTASCYKVYLKNENYWQAVDTCQKVNGSLATFVTNEELQFILKIEVDFDDKVCRDQCKFWVGYQYVITNQSHSLDGRWEVAYKGSMQVFLPPEGLKDLGEASATQDNVFCAQLQRFQYKSMNERGLHSWHAENCYKKFPFLCKRSMGQTCVDIKDNVVNEGYYFTPKGDDPCLSCTCHDGEPEMCVAALCERPQGCQHFRKDPKECCKFTCLDPDGNSLFDSMASGMRLIVSCISSFLILSLLLFMVHRLRQRRRERIETLIGGNLHHFNLGRRVPGFDYGPDAFGTGLTPLHLSDDGEGGAFHFQEPPPPYAAYKYPDIQHPDDPPPPYEASINPDSLLYVDLGHGGVSIVPSQMNAMGDGLQANIPNATGPVPDSAPSCQEREDSIDSSTLLVGPDTPTDGHAPASMPADCASSLSTVV, encoded by the exons ATTGTCAG AGCAGCGCTGCAGCCCCGGGCAGTTTGCCTGCCGCAGTGGGAAGATGCAGTGTATCCCGATGTCCTGGCAGTGTGACGGCTGGACAGCGTGTGAGGACAAGAGTGACGAGATGGACTGTCCCC AGGAGAGGTTTCGTTATGGCAGCGGGTACGACCAGGTGGAAGACGTCATCGGTGTGGCTCAGCCGGTGCGCTTCAACA agaaatgcCCCAGCGGGTGGCATCACTACGAGAAAACAGCGAGCTGCTACAAAGTGTACCTGAAGAACGAGAACTACTGGCAGGCCGTGGATACGTGTCAGAAAGTCAACGGCTCATTGGCCACGTTTGTGACCAATGAGGAGCTGCAGTTCATACTGAAGATCGAGGTGGACTTTGACGATAAAGTGTGCAGAGACCAGTGCAA ATTTTGGGTGGGTTACCAGTATGTGATCACCAATCAGAGCCACTCCTTGGATGGCCGCTGGGAAGTAGCATACAAAG GCTCTATGCAGGTGTTTTTGCCTCCTGAGGGTCTGAAAGACTTGGGGGAGGCCTCCGCCACCCAAGACAATGTCTTCTGTGCGCAGCTGCAGCGCTTTCAGTACAAAAGCATGAACGAGCGAGGCCTGCACAGCTGGCACGCTGAGAACTGCTACAAGAAGTTTCCGTTTCTGTGCAAGAGGAGTATGG GGCAAACGTGCGTGGATATAAAAGACAATGTCGTAAACGAGGGCTACTACTTCACCCCCAAGGGAGACGACCCGTGTCTCAGCTGCACGTGTCATGACGGCGAGCCTGAGATGTGCGTTGCCGCGCTGTGTGAGCGGCCACAAGGCTGCCAGCACTTCCGCAAGGATCCCAAAGAGTGCTGCAAGTTCACCTGCCTCGATCCAG ATGGGAATAGTCTGTTTGACTCAATGGCCAGCGGGATGAGGCTGATCGTCAGCTGCATCTCGTCCTTCCTTatcctctctctgctgctcttcaTGGTACACAGACTCCGTCAGAGAAGACGTGAACGCATCGAAACGCTGATTGGAGGAAACT TGCACCACTTTAACCTTGGAAGACGAGTCCCAGGCTTTGACTACGGCCCGGACGCCTTCGGCACTGGTCTCACTCCCCTGCATCTGTCCGATGATGGGGAGGGAGGCGCTTTTCATTTCCAAGAGCCTCCTCCGCCTTATGCAGCCTACAAATACCCCGACATCCAGCATCCTGACGACCCCCCTCCTCCATACGAAGCCTCCATAAACCCAGACAGCCTCCTCTACGTGGACCTCG GGCATGGCGGGGTTTCCATCGTGCCGAGCCAGATGAACGCCATGGGTGACGGGCTCCAGGCCAATATTCCCAACGCGACAGGCCCGGTGCCAGACTCCGCGCCATCCTGTCAGGAGAGGGAGGACTCCATAGACAGCAGCACCCTCCTGGTGGGGCCCGACACACCGACAGATGGCCACGCCCCCGCCTCCATGCCTGCAGACTGCGCCTCCTCCCTCAGCACCGTGGTATAA
- the dgcr2 gene encoding integral membrane protein DGCR2/IDD isoform X2 encodes MLPKADSSSFVLFSLLFVLTLTDPPRAGPRVALARLLSEQRCSPGQFACRSGKMQCIPMSWQCDGWTACEDKSDEMDCPQERFRYGSGYDQVEDVIGVAQPVRFNKKCPSGWHHYEKTASCYKVYLKNENYWQAVDTCQKVNGSLATFVTNEELQFILKIEVDFDDKVCRDQCKFWVGYQYVITNQSHSLDGRWEVAYKGSMQVFLPPEGLKDLGEASATQDNVFCAQLQRFQYKSMNERGLHSWHAENCYKKFPFLCKRRQTCVDIKDNVVNEGYYFTPKGDDPCLSCTCHDGEPEMCVAALCERPQGCQHFRKDPKECCKFTCLDPDGNSLFDSMASGMRLIVSCISSFLILSLLLFMVHRLRQRRRERIETLIGGNLHHFNLGRRVPGFDYGPDAFGTGLTPLHLSDDGEGGAFHFQEPPPPYAAYKYPDIQHPDDPPPPYEASINPDSLLYVDLGHGGVSIVPSQMNAMGDGLQANIPNATGPVPDSAPSCQEREDSIDSSTLLVGPDTPTDGHAPASMPADCASSLSTVV; translated from the exons ATTGTCAG AGCAGCGCTGCAGCCCCGGGCAGTTTGCCTGCCGCAGTGGGAAGATGCAGTGTATCCCGATGTCCTGGCAGTGTGACGGCTGGACAGCGTGTGAGGACAAGAGTGACGAGATGGACTGTCCCC AGGAGAGGTTTCGTTATGGCAGCGGGTACGACCAGGTGGAAGACGTCATCGGTGTGGCTCAGCCGGTGCGCTTCAACA agaaatgcCCCAGCGGGTGGCATCACTACGAGAAAACAGCGAGCTGCTACAAAGTGTACCTGAAGAACGAGAACTACTGGCAGGCCGTGGATACGTGTCAGAAAGTCAACGGCTCATTGGCCACGTTTGTGACCAATGAGGAGCTGCAGTTCATACTGAAGATCGAGGTGGACTTTGACGATAAAGTGTGCAGAGACCAGTGCAA ATTTTGGGTGGGTTACCAGTATGTGATCACCAATCAGAGCCACTCCTTGGATGGCCGCTGGGAAGTAGCATACAAAG GCTCTATGCAGGTGTTTTTGCCTCCTGAGGGTCTGAAAGACTTGGGGGAGGCCTCCGCCACCCAAGACAATGTCTTCTGTGCGCAGCTGCAGCGCTTTCAGTACAAAAGCATGAACGAGCGAGGCCTGCACAGCTGGCACGCTGAGAACTGCTACAAGAAGTTTCCGTTTCTGTGCAAGAGGA GGCAAACGTGCGTGGATATAAAAGACAATGTCGTAAACGAGGGCTACTACTTCACCCCCAAGGGAGACGACCCGTGTCTCAGCTGCACGTGTCATGACGGCGAGCCTGAGATGTGCGTTGCCGCGCTGTGTGAGCGGCCACAAGGCTGCCAGCACTTCCGCAAGGATCCCAAAGAGTGCTGCAAGTTCACCTGCCTCGATCCAG ATGGGAATAGTCTGTTTGACTCAATGGCCAGCGGGATGAGGCTGATCGTCAGCTGCATCTCGTCCTTCCTTatcctctctctgctgctcttcaTGGTACACAGACTCCGTCAGAGAAGACGTGAACGCATCGAAACGCTGATTGGAGGAAACT TGCACCACTTTAACCTTGGAAGACGAGTCCCAGGCTTTGACTACGGCCCGGACGCCTTCGGCACTGGTCTCACTCCCCTGCATCTGTCCGATGATGGGGAGGGAGGCGCTTTTCATTTCCAAGAGCCTCCTCCGCCTTATGCAGCCTACAAATACCCCGACATCCAGCATCCTGACGACCCCCCTCCTCCATACGAAGCCTCCATAAACCCAGACAGCCTCCTCTACGTGGACCTCG GGCATGGCGGGGTTTCCATCGTGCCGAGCCAGATGAACGCCATGGGTGACGGGCTCCAGGCCAATATTCCCAACGCGACAGGCCCGGTGCCAGACTCCGCGCCATCCTGTCAGGAGAGGGAGGACTCCATAGACAGCAGCACCCTCCTGGTGGGGCCCGACACACCGACAGATGGCCACGCCCCCGCCTCCATGCCTGCAGACTGCGCCTCCTCCCTCAGCACCGTGGTATAA
- the car15 gene encoding carbonic anhydrase 15 yields MIWTAALLVIVGSYADSDDYCYDEPYCDPYSWGDMVPSCYPLLDHHHSPINLDEHMVRNASLGALYLEGFEETQTGHWTLKNDGHSVILQVGSGMAVSGGGLPDVYHTIQLHFHWGGPASNGSEHTVDRRRYPMEMHIVNMKSIHPNLSAALDDPTGLAVLGFFIDVVYADNVHFGHISQKLSSVAYKGQATKVKPFPLMSLLPKHNMSQYYRYYGSLTTPPCSQAVVWTLYEVPIYISWSQLAQFTSQIFSTEEDAEQVTPLQNNFRHIHHIFSRVVSASIDAKLLRGAAGRTLLSATSVHLLPVLLLGGFLSGL; encoded by the exons ATGATTTGGACCGCAGCTCTCCTCGTGATCGTCGGCTCATACGCTGACTCAG ATGACTACTGTTATGATGAGCCATATTGTG ATCCTTACTCATGGGGAGACATGGTCCCTTCCTGTTACCCTTTACTTGATCACCATCACTCTCCCATCAACTTGGACGAACACATGGTCAGAAACGCCTCTCTGGGCGCTCTGTATCTAGAGGGCTTCGAGGAGACGCAAACAGGCCACTGGACGCTCAAAAACGACGGGCACTCAG TCATACTGCAGGTCGGCAGCGGCATGGCGGTGAGTGGTGGCGGTCTTCCAGATGTGTACCACACCATCCAGCTGCACTTCCACTGGGGAGGTCCGGCGTCCAACGGCTCAGAGCACACTGTGGACAGACGCAGATACCCAATGGAG ATGCACATAGTCAACATgaagtccatccatccaaatcTGTCTGCAGCCCTCGACGATCCAACGGGACTTGCCGTTCTTGGATTCTTCATTGAT GTTGTGTATGCAGATAATGTGCACTTTGGACACATCTCACAGAAACTCTCCTCTGTTGCTTACAAAG GGCAAGCAACTAAAGTAAAGCCATTTCCTCTAATGAGCCTCCTGCCGAAGCACAACATGAGTCAGTATTACAGATATTACGGCAGCCTTACCACACCTCCATGTTCTCAAGCGGTTGTGTGGACTTTGTATGAGGTCCCCATCTACATTTCATGGTCCCAA CTGGCTCAGTTTACCTCGCAGATCTTCTCCACAGAGGAGGACGCAGAGCAGGTGACCCCTCTCCAGAACAATTTCAGACACATTCATCACATCTTCAGTCGCGTTGTCTCAGCCTCCATAGATGCCAAACTCCTCAGAGGAGCGGCTGGTCGAACCCTCTTGTCTGCTACATCAGTACATCTGCTTCCAGTCCTTTTACTGGGAGGCTTCTTATCTGGACTTTAG